A single window of Agromyces aureus DNA harbors:
- a CDS encoding tyrosine-type recombinase/integrase produces the protein MVNARPHKLKSGKIVWRVQHRIDGKVVTDTFDDERGATQFAALVDRVDGAAARDVLRRRREGRNVITLRDWTVKYLDPESGLLTGIDPATRDDYRRIAERSFLVTLGEYPVDSITKQDIGQWVAWQEAQPATRVTAGGVRVASSKPLSAKTIRNYHALLSSVLKGAQTHGVATENPAYRTRLSRGMQEEAVFLSRAQFARLYEATPEHYRPLVAFLVGSQARWSEATALQWKHVHGDTTPPTVSLHQAWKKKHGHEKTRIGVTKTRRGRRTIALWPELVQQFGAPGAPDDYVFTGPLGGRQWYSPFRKVWDKAVVRAGLDPVPTPHDLRHTGASWLIADGKPLPFIQQRLGHESITTTINTYGHLLPDVQTQMSDSMAAIMSNVLPRIEA, from the coding sequence ATGGTCAACGCGCGACCGCACAAGCTGAAGTCCGGCAAGATCGTATGGCGTGTCCAGCACCGCATCGACGGCAAGGTCGTCACTGACACCTTCGATGACGAGCGCGGCGCGACCCAGTTCGCGGCGCTCGTCGACCGAGTCGATGGCGCAGCCGCCCGCGACGTCCTCAGGCGCCGGCGTGAAGGCCGGAACGTCATCACCCTCCGCGACTGGACGGTGAAGTACCTCGACCCCGAGTCGGGCCTGCTCACTGGAATCGACCCCGCCACACGCGACGACTACAGGCGCATCGCCGAACGGTCGTTCCTCGTCACGCTCGGCGAGTACCCAGTCGACTCGATCACGAAACAGGACATCGGCCAGTGGGTCGCGTGGCAGGAGGCGCAGCCCGCCACGCGCGTCACGGCTGGCGGCGTCCGTGTGGCATCCTCCAAGCCTCTCTCGGCAAAGACCATCCGGAACTACCATGCGCTGCTCTCGAGCGTCCTCAAGGGCGCACAGACGCACGGCGTCGCCACCGAGAATCCGGCGTACCGCACTCGCCTGTCGCGAGGCATGCAGGAAGAGGCAGTGTTCCTGTCGCGCGCGCAGTTCGCTCGCCTCTACGAAGCGACGCCCGAGCACTACCGACCGCTCGTAGCGTTCCTCGTCGGCTCCCAGGCGCGATGGTCGGAGGCGACCGCACTGCAGTGGAAGCACGTCCACGGCGACACCACTCCCCCGACGGTCAGCCTCCACCAGGCGTGGAAGAAGAAGCACGGCCATGAGAAGACGCGCATCGGCGTCACGAAGACGAGACGCGGCCGACGGACGATCGCGCTGTGGCCCGAGCTCGTCCAGCAGTTTGGCGCACCCGGCGCGCCAGACGACTACGTGTTCACCGGGCCTCTCGGCGGACGCCAGTGGTACTCGCCGTTCCGGAAGGTGTGGGACAAGGCTGTTGTCCGCGCGGGCCTCGACCCCGTGCCGACCCCGCACGACTTGCGCCACACGGGTGCGTCATGGCTCATCGCCGACGGCAAGCCGCTGCCGTTCATCCAACAGCGCCTCGGGCACGAGTCCATCACGACGACGATTAACACGTACGGGCACCTGCTACCCGACGTGCAGACGCAGATGTCAGATTCCATGGCCGCGATCATGTCGAACGTGCTCCCCCGCATCGAGGCGTAG